A single window of Danio rerio strain Tuebingen ecotype United States chromosome 15, GRCz12tu, whole genome shotgun sequence DNA harbors:
- the si:dkey-83h2.2 gene encoding P2Y purinoceptor 14, with protein sequence MTNTTEALCEVPANEVFIFAYSLVFLVSLVLNCFPLAVHFCSDQRVQSSITVYMNNLIAADFFLCLSLLLRIASYADSTIMMFNIYCSFGATAFYINMYASILFMEFIAINRYLKIVRPLETHTLQTVRTARYISGAIWFVLLAISSIYVILYLSTSWSKTKPEVFICDFQDSSQISAAYTSVHSASFVIFIFILVSLIFLYWKTLQKLREVQLSTQAEFNRQKFRKSKQNMLVLVVIFCVCFVPYHLVRLPYIFIRHLLNDCTSIQALHILKEVTALLAALNVSLDPLIYFFFCKAFRDKVNLISCQNCP encoded by the exons ATGACGAACACAACAGAAGCTCTTTGTGAAGTCCCAGCAAATGAAGTTTTCATATTTGCATACTCGCTTGTGTTTCTCGTCAGTCTGGTTCTGAACTGCTTTCCATTGGCCGTGCATTTCTGCTCAGATCAGCGTGTCCAGTCCAGCATCACAGTCTACATGAATAACCTCATTGCAGCTGACTTCTTCCTTTGCCTTTCCTTACTTTTGCGGATTGCATCCTATGCCGACTCTACAATAATGATGTTTAATATTTACTGCAGCTTTGGAGCAACAGCCTTTTACATCAACATGTATGCAAGCATTCTCTTCATGGAATTCATAGCAATAAACAG GTACCTGAAGATTGTCCGGCCATTGGAGACTCATACTCTGCAGACAGTTCGTACTGCCCGCTACATTTCTGGAGCTATTTGGTTCGTCTTGTTAGCTATATCATCTATTTATGTGATCCTCTATCTCAGCACCTCCTGGTCTAAAACAAAGCCTGAGGTGTTTATCTGTGATTTCCAGGACAGTTCCCAGATCAGTGCGGCATACACCTCTGTCCATTCTGCAAgctttgtcattttcatttttattctggTCTCTCTGATTTTTTTATACTGGAAGACTCTTCAAAAGCTCAGGGAAGTTCAGTTGTCTACACAGGCTGAATTCAACAGGCAAAAATTCAGAAAATCTAAGCAAAACATGCTAGTGCTAGTGGTCATTTTCTGCGTGTGCTTTGTGCCCTATCACCTAGTAAGACTACCCTACATATTCATCAGACACTTACTGAATGACTGTACATCAATTCAAGCATTGCACATCCTAAAAGAGGTGACAGCCCTGCTTGCAGCACTGAATGTCTCATTGGATCcacttatttactttttcttttgcAAGGCATTTAGAGACAAGGTTAACTTAATTAGTTGTCAAAACTGTCCATAA
- the LOC793750 gene encoding P2Y purinoceptor 14, which produces MDNSTQPANVTKVSSVFTNEVLPVLYTIICVCALILNGLAAWIFFRLPSSSALVVYLKNMVVADVLMLFSYPWRVVGDLGYGGFQLKLIVCRYTAVLFYLSMYTGIAFMSLISLERYFKIVCSSSRVSSFLQRVWVAKALALLAWGIMIFFSLPNTILSNQPMPKVFSCMALKSELGRNWHVVSAHFNVGIFWVAFLLMVFCYTSIACHVYRSYKRVQRDSSAAGRRSNQSIFSLLAVFIICFVPYHVCRVPYTMSQRSNSGYQPQDRYVLFQIKEATLFLSALNVCLDPVIYFFMCRIFRESLL; this is translated from the coding sequence ATGGACAACAGTACACAACCGGCGAACGTCACTAAAGTGAGCAGTGTGTTCACAAATGAGGTTCTGCCAGTGCTCTACACCATCATCTGCGTTTGTGCGTTGATTCTCAATGGACTCGCCGCGTGGATCTTCTTCAGACTTCCCAGCTCTTCTGCCTTAGTGGTTTACCTAAAAAACATGGTGGTGGCGGATGTACTAATGCTGTTTTCCTACCCGTGGCGTGTAGTGGGCGACCTCGGTTATGGTGGCTTCCAGCTGAAGCTAATAGTTTGCCGTTACACGGCTGTGCTTTTCTACCTCAGCATGTACACTGGAATAGCCTTCATGAGCCTCATCAGCTTGGAACGGTACTTTAAAATAGTCTGCAGCTCCTCCAGAGTGTCGTCGTTTCTCCAGCGCGTTTGGGTGGCGAAGGCTCTCGCGCTGTTAGCATGGGGAATCATGATATTCTTCTCGCTGCCCAACACCATATTAAGCAACCAGCCCATGCCTAAGGTTTTTTCCTGCATGGCCCTGAAGAGTGAGCTGGGTCGGAACTGGCATGTAGTTTCAGCCCACTTCAATGTCGGGATCTTCTGGGTGGCGTTTCTGCTGATGGTGTTTTGCTACACATCCATCGCTTGCCATGTGTATCGCTCCTATAAACGCGTGCAACGGGACAGCAGCGCAGCGGGACGGAGGTCAAATCAGAGCATCTTTAGCTTGCTGGCTGTGTTTATCATCTGTTTTGTGCCTTATCACGTGTGCCGTGTTCCTTACACTATGAGTCAAAGATCCAATTCCGGATATCAGCCACAAGACCGCTACGTTCTCTTCCAGATCAAAGAAGCTACGCTCTTTCTGTCCGCCCTCAACGTCTGCCTGGATCCTGTCATCTACTTCTTTATGTGCCGGATATTTAGAGAGTCACTCCTGTAG